From the Brassica napus cultivar Da-Ae chromosome A8, Da-Ae, whole genome shotgun sequence genome, one window contains:
- the LOC106421784 gene encoding probable BOI-related E3 ubiquitin-protein ligase 2: MAIQAQLHYNASNVNQIGTGGSLFNNNGGIGIDQSYMNNHNLLSQKDLNQHALFQHQQYRSQSVLDAYMERQKQEIDQFIRVQNERLRYALQEQRRQEMETMLRKMEAKALVLMTQKEEEMSRALSKNMELEDLLRKMEMENQTWQRMARENEAMVATLNSTLEQARERAVAAACHNEDIAVEDEGSCCGGDDFRAKKVSGCCWNCGSNGETRVLFLPCRHLCCCTGCEDGLVLCPMCSAPKKNRIEAFIF; this comes from the exons ATGGCGATACAAGCGCAGTTGCATTACAACGCTTCGAACGTGAACCAAATCGGTACTGGCGGGTCTCTGTTCAACAACAATGGAGGAATCGGAATCGATCAGTCGTACATGAACAACCATAATCTCCTGTCGCAGAAAGATTTGAACCAGCATGCTCTGTTTCAACACCAACAGTATCGTTCTCAGAGCGTTTTAGACGCTTACATGGAGAGACAGAAGCAAGAGATCGACCAGTTCATCAGAGTCCAG AACGAGAGGTTGAGATACGCGTTGCAAGAACAGAGGAGGCAAGAGATGGAGACGATGTTGAGGAAGATGGAGGCGAAAGCTTTGGTTTTGATGACGCAGAAGGAGGAAGAGATGTCGAGAGCCCTGAGCAAGAACATGGAGCTCGAGGATCTGTTGAGGAAAATGGAAATGGAGAATCAAACGTGGCAGAGGATGGCTCGTGAGAACGAAGCGATGGTCGCGACGCTTAACTCGACGTTAGAACAGGCTCGAGAGAGGGCCGTAGCCGCCGCGTGTCATAACGAAGACATAGCGGTGGAGGACGAAGGGTCGTGCTGCGGAGGAGATGATTTTCGGGCGAAGAAGGTGAGTGGTTGTTGCTGGAATTGTGGGTCTAATGGAGAGACAAGAGTGCTGTTTCTGCCGTGTAGGCATCTCTGTTGCTGCACGGGGTGCGAGGACGGTCTTGTTCTTTGTCCGATGTGTAGTGCCCCGAAGAAGAATAGAATCGAGGCGTTTATTTTCTAA
- the LOC125576934 gene encoding uncharacterized protein LOC125576934, whose amino-acid sequence MENLPQDGEVQGGNGPRVDPFRPQRQPQHPQRQAPVENNNFEIKSGLLNTIENNKYHGLAAEDPFDHLYKFDQYCGLSKTNGTLPSDTVTTWEDCKRAFLEKFFSTSRTAKIRNEISGFQQKGLESFSEAWERFKGYWSQCPHHGFSKESLLSTFYRGALPQCRNRLDTASNGFFLGRTEEEAEELVENMAKSDSVYSEEHDRVNRNDDHQTKKEIKSLQEKMDLLLSNQAKQEQVNFVGGPIQEVPPKINEVDGLEGQEELCFINNNGSWYRKEPNFQYNNYQQKSYSNNQQGGYQQRQNTHQGNYQPRQNTPPDFNNTNNQSTQAQGSSSQAPTSDTSVDAMFKKLLDFQAKNEKTMGYEFTKIHSKIDGSYNELNNKIRHLENQFASMNSQPSRQQGALPGKPEQNPKETMKAITLRSGKQLPPRTLIRDNEKQDGEVVINVDDDVVIMDEKTNEEILEKIVEAKGKGKIGDDA is encoded by the exons ATGGAGAATCTGCCTCAAGATGGTGAAGTCCAAGGAGGCAATGGTCCAAGAGTTGATCCTTTTAGACCACAGCGCCAGCCACAACATCCACAGCGCCAAGCCc ctgtggagaacaacaacttcgaGATCAAGTCAGGACTGCTCAACACtatagagaacaacaagtatcatggtctAGCTGCTGAGGACCCTTTTGATCACTTGTACAAGTTTGATCAGTACTGTGGCTTGTCCAAGACTAATGGT actcttccaagtgacacaGTCACTACTTGGGAAGATTGCAAGAGAGCTTTCCTAGaaaagttcttctctacttcaaggacAGCTAAGATCAGAAACGAAATCTCCGGGTTTCAACAAAAAGGTCTAGAGAGCTTCAGTGAAGcatgggagaggttcaagggCTATTGGTCTCAATGTCCCCATCATGGTTTCAGCAAGGAGAGtttgctaagcactttctatAGAGGAGCTTTACCACAGTGCAGAAACAGGCTTGATACTGCaagcaatggtttcttcttggggaggactgaagaagaagcagaggaaCTGGTGGAGAACATGGCTAAGAGCGACTCCGTCTATAGCGAGGAGCATGATAGGGTCAACAGAAATGATGATCACCAGACAAAGAAAGAGATCAAGTCCTTGCAGGAGAAGATGGACTTGCTTCTTTCTAACCAAGCTAAACAAGAGCAGGTCAACTTTGTGGGTGGTCCTATTCAAGAGGTTCCTCCTAAGATTAATGAGGTTGATGGTTTGGAAGGACAAGAAGAGCTGTGCTTCATCAATAACAATGGTTCTTGGTACAGGAAGGAgcctaactttcagtacaacaactaccaacaaaaGTCCTACTcaaacaaccagcaaggaggATACCAGCAGAGGCAAAACACTCACCAAGGGAACTATCAGCCTAGGCAAAACACCCCTCCTGATTTCAATAATACCAACAATCAGTCTACTCAAGCTCAAGGAAGTTCTTCACAAGCTCCAACTTCAGATACAAGTGTGGAtgcaatgttcaagaaacttTTGGATTTTCAGGCCAAGAATGAGAAGACAATGGGTTATGAGTTCACGAAAATTCACTCCAAGATcgatggaagctacaatgagctcaacaacaagatcCGACATttggagaatcagtttgcttccatgaactcTCAGCCAAGTCGCCAACAAGGGGCATTACCTGGAAAGCCAGAGCAAAATCCCAAGGAAACAATGAAAGccatcacccttaggagtggaaaACAGCTACCACCAAGAACTCTCATTAGGGATAATGAGAAGCAAGATGGGGAGGTAGTCATCAATGTGGATGATGATGTGGTTATTATGGATGAGAAAACCAATGaggagatcttggagaaaaTAGTTGAAGCAAAAGGAAAGGGTAAAATTGGAgatgatgcttga
- the LOC106359743 gene encoding uncharacterized protein LOC106359743 isoform X5 — MRTLLLVGGGTSSIKSRSKQSFRFADTPVSLLFEEVSESRNFIHKELLRFQGYEELMSVANTNSELPDILVGDDNPGHDMPGAGAVTTDPSQSVERGIHDNSNRPSNHVMVESLPGDVTEPNDTPVSSDMSSAESLEADGVHSAKKPHHG, encoded by the exons ATGCGAACTTTGCTCTTGGTAGGTGGTGGAACTTCAAGTATAAAAAG TAGAAGCAAGCAAAGCTTCAGATTTGCGGACACCCCTGTTTCGCTCCTATTCGAAGAGGTCTCTGAGAGCAGAAACTTCATCCACAAGGAGCTGCTCCGTTTTCAAGGTTACGAGGAGTTAATGTCAGTAGCTAATACCAACTCCGAGTTACCTG ATATTTTG GTAGGTGATGACAATCCCGGCCATGATATGCCAGGAGCTGGAGCTGTAACAACAGACCCTTCTCAAAGTGTTGAAAGAGGTATTCATGACAACAGCAACAGACCCAGTAACCATGTGATGGTGGAAAGCCTCCCAGGAGATGTTACCGAACCAAACGACACCCCTGTTTCATCTGACATGTCTTCTGCGGAGTCCCTCGAGGCAGATGGTGTTCACTCTGCGAAGAAGCCACACCATGGTTAA
- the LOC106359743 gene encoding uncharacterized protein LOC106359743 isoform X1 produces the protein MRTLLLVGGGTSSIKSRSKQSFRFADTPVSLLFEEVSESRNFIHKELLRFQGYEELMSVANTNSELPGLFNSPRSNSIFLILDNHFIHTHNSICFIPDILVGDDNPGHDMPGAGAVTTDPSQSVERGIHDNSNRPSNHVMVESLPGDVTEPNDTPVSSDMSSAESLEADGVHSAKKPHHG, from the exons ATGCGAACTTTGCTCTTGGTAGGTGGTGGAACTTCAAGTATAAAAAG TAGAAGCAAGCAAAGCTTCAGATTTGCGGACACCCCTGTTTCGCTCCTATTCGAAGAGGTCTCTGAGAGCAGAAACTTCATCCACAAGGAGCTGCTCCGTTTTCAAGGTTACGAGGAGTTAATGTCAGTAGCTAATACCAACTCCGAGTTACCTGGTTTGTTTAATTCACCACGTTCCAACTCCATCTTCTTAATCCTTGATAATCATTTCATACACACCCATAATTCCATATGTTTTATTCCAGATATTTTG GTAGGTGATGACAATCCCGGCCATGATATGCCAGGAGCTGGAGCTGTAACAACAGACCCTTCTCAAAGTGTTGAAAGAGGTATTCATGACAACAGCAACAGACCCAGTAACCATGTGATGGTGGAAAGCCTCCCAGGAGATGTTACCGAACCAAACGACACCCCTGTTTCATCTGACATGTCTTCTGCGGAGTCCCTCGAGGCAGATGGTGTTCACTCTGCGAAGAAGCCACACCATGGTTAA
- the LOC106359743 gene encoding uncharacterized protein LOC106359743 isoform X2 → MRTLLLVGGGTSSIKRSKQSFRFADTPVSLLFEEVSESRNFIHKELLRFQGYEELMSVANTNSELPGLFNSPRSNSIFLILDNHFIHTHNSICFIPDILVGDDNPGHDMPGAGAVTTDPSQSVERGIHDNSNRPSNHVMVESLPGDVTEPNDTPVSSDMSSAESLEADGVHSAKKPHHG, encoded by the exons ATGCGAACTTTGCTCTTGGTAGGTGGTGGAACTTCAAGTATAAAAAG AAGCAAGCAAAGCTTCAGATTTGCGGACACCCCTGTTTCGCTCCTATTCGAAGAGGTCTCTGAGAGCAGAAACTTCATCCACAAGGAGCTGCTCCGTTTTCAAGGTTACGAGGAGTTAATGTCAGTAGCTAATACCAACTCCGAGTTACCTGGTTTGTTTAATTCACCACGTTCCAACTCCATCTTCTTAATCCTTGATAATCATTTCATACACACCCATAATTCCATATGTTTTATTCCAGATATTTTG GTAGGTGATGACAATCCCGGCCATGATATGCCAGGAGCTGGAGCTGTAACAACAGACCCTTCTCAAAGTGTTGAAAGAGGTATTCATGACAACAGCAACAGACCCAGTAACCATGTGATGGTGGAAAGCCTCCCAGGAGATGTTACCGAACCAAACGACACCCCTGTTTCATCTGACATGTCTTCTGCGGAGTCCCTCGAGGCAGATGGTGTTCACTCTGCGAAGAAGCCACACCATGGTTAA
- the LOC106359743 gene encoding uncharacterized protein LOC106359743 isoform X4 translates to MWDVTILDGSRSKQSFRFADTPVSLLFEEVSESRNFIHKELLRFQGYEELMSVANTNSELPGLFNSPRSNSIFLILDNHFIHTHNSICFIPDILVGDDNPGHDMPGAGAVTTDPSQSVERGIHDNSNRPSNHVMVESLPGDVTEPNDTPVSSDMSSAESLEADGVHSAKKPHHG, encoded by the exons ATGTGGGATGTAACGATTCTTGATGGTAGTAGAAGCAAGCAAAGCTTCAGATTTGCGGACACCCCTGTTTCGCTCCTATTCGAAGAGGTCTCTGAGAGCAGAAACTTCATCCACAAGGAGCTGCTCCGTTTTCAAGGTTACGAGGAGTTAATGTCAGTAGCTAATACCAACTCCGAGTTACCTGGTTTGTTTAATTCACCACGTTCCAACTCCATCTTCTTAATCCTTGATAATCATTTCATACACACCCATAATTCCATATGTTTTATTCCAGATATTTTG GTAGGTGATGACAATCCCGGCCATGATATGCCAGGAGCTGGAGCTGTAACAACAGACCCTTCTCAAAGTGTTGAAAGAGGTATTCATGACAACAGCAACAGACCCAGTAACCATGTGATGGTGGAAAGCCTCCCAGGAGATGTTACCGAACCAAACGACACCCCTGTTTCATCTGACATGTCTTCTGCGGAGTCCCTCGAGGCAGATGGTGTTCACTCTGCGAAGAAGCCACACCATGGTTAA
- the LOC106359743 gene encoding uncharacterized protein LOC106359743 isoform X3, which translates to MNSCLSICSCLIRRSKQSFRFADTPVSLLFEEVSESRNFIHKELLRFQGYEELMSVANTNSELPGLFNSPRSNSIFLILDNHFIHTHNSICFIPDILVGDDNPGHDMPGAGAVTTDPSQSVERGIHDNSNRPSNHVMVESLPGDVTEPNDTPVSSDMSSAESLEADGVHSAKKPHHG; encoded by the exons ATGAACTCATGTCTGTCGATATGCTCTTGCTTGATACGAAG AAGCAAGCAAAGCTTCAGATTTGCGGACACCCCTGTTTCGCTCCTATTCGAAGAGGTCTCTGAGAGCAGAAACTTCATCCACAAGGAGCTGCTCCGTTTTCAAGGTTACGAGGAGTTAATGTCAGTAGCTAATACCAACTCCGAGTTACCTGGTTTGTTTAATTCACCACGTTCCAACTCCATCTTCTTAATCCTTGATAATCATTTCATACACACCCATAATTCCATATGTTTTATTCCAGATATTTTG GTAGGTGATGACAATCCCGGCCATGATATGCCAGGAGCTGGAGCTGTAACAACAGACCCTTCTCAAAGTGTTGAAAGAGGTATTCATGACAACAGCAACAGACCCAGTAACCATGTGATGGTGGAAAGCCTCCCAGGAGATGTTACCGAACCAAACGACACCCCTGTTTCATCTGACATGTCTTCTGCGGAGTCCCTCGAGGCAGATGGTGTTCACTCTGCGAAGAAGCCACACCATGGTTAA
- the LOC106359744 gene encoding heavy metal-associated isoprenylated plant protein 25 has translation MGVLDHVSEYFDCSSHGSSKRHKSLQTVDVRVLIDCEGCERKVRRALEGMKGVRDVTIEANAQKVTVVGYVEPNRVVARIIHRTGKRAELYPFVPYDVVAHPYASGVYDNRAPVGYVRNTEYDPHVSRLARASSTEVRYTTAFSDENASGCVIM, from the exons atgggTGTTCTTGATCACGTCTCTGAATACTTTGATTGCTCCTCCCATGGTAGCTCCAAGAGACACAAAAGTCTACAG ACGGTGGATGTGAGGGTTTTGATAGACTGTGAAGGGTGCGAGAGGAAAGTGAGAAGAGCCTTAGAAGGAATGAAAGGAGTGAGAGATGTAACCATCGAGGCCAATGCTCAGAAAGTGACTGTGGTTGGTTACGTTGAGCCAAACAGAGTGGTGGCTCGGATCATTCACCGGACCGGTAAAAGAGCTGAgctttacccttttgttccttACGACGTTGTGGCTCACCCTTACGCGTCTGGTGTCTACGATAATAGAGCTCCGGTTGGGTACGTTAGGAACACCGAGTATGATCCACATGTGTCGCGGCTCGCACGTGCTAGCTCCACTGAAGTTCGTTATACCACGGCGTTTAGCGACGAGAACGCCTCCGGTTGTGTGATTATGTGA
- the LOC106361006 gene encoding basic leucine zipper 19 yields the protein MEDGELEFSNQEVFSTSDMNGLPLTNCSMDTFFDELLKDSNAACTHTHTCNPTGPENAHTHTCFHVHTKILPEDSDEKVSTDDTAESCGKKGDNKRPLGNREAVRKYREKKKAKAASLEDEVARLTAVNHQLVKRLQSQGALEAEVSRLKCLLVDLRGRIDGEIGSFPYQKPNVPSFSHMMMNPCNVECGDEVYCLQDGFGGSSQGGVSINDGCGFDQLQQCVANHNLVGNGNGSFNSSANASASNKRKGGHKAA from the exons ATGGAAGACGGCGAGCTCGAGTTCTCGAACCAGGAAGTGTTTTCAACTTCCGACATGAATGGGTTACCTCTTACAAACTGTTCCATGGATACTTTCTTCGACGAGCTTCTCAAGGATTCCAACGCAGCTTGCacccacacacacacatgtAACCCCACGGGTCCTGAGAACGCCCACACTCACACCTGCTTCCACGTCCACACCAAGATCCTCCCAGAGGACAGCGACGAGAAGGTCTCCACCGACGACACAGCCGAGTCCTGCGGGAAGAAGGGGGATAATAAGAGGCCTTTGGGGAACAGGGAAGCCGTTAGGAAGtatagagagaagaagaaggctaaGGCCGCTTCGTTGGAGGACGAGGTGGCGAGGCTCACGGCTGTGAATCACCAGCTTGTGAAGAGGTTGCAGAGTCAGGGTGCCTTGGAAGCTGAGGTCTCGAGGCTCAAGTGTTTGCTTGTGGATTTGAGAGGGAGGATTGATGGGGAGATTGGGTCTTTTCCTTATCAGAAGCCTAatgttccttctttctcacacatgatgatgaatccttGTAATGTGGAGTGTGGTGATGAGGTTTATTGCCTTCAGGATGGGTTTGGAGGGAGTAGCCAAGGAGGTGTGTCGATCAATGATGGTTGTGGTTTTGATCAGTTACAACAGTGCGTGGCTAATCACAACTTAGTTGGCAATGGAAACGGATCGTTTAACAGCAGTGCCAATGCATCTGCCTCCAATAAGAGAAAAG GTGGGCATAAAGCAGCTTGA
- the LOC106421703 gene encoding peptidyl-prolyl cis-trans isomerase CYP21-1 has product MSKEMSFWVQPRCLLLLAALTIFLVFALSHTRKEEEKQVTEDCQVTHRVFLDIDIEGQRLGRIVIGLYGNVVPKTVENFRALCTGEKGQASSGKPLHYKGTQFHRIVSGFVVQGGDIIHGDGKGSESTYGGTFPDENFKVKHSHAGVVAMANTGPDSNGSQFFITTIKATWLEGEHVVFGKVIQGMDNVFAIEGGAGTYSGKPRKKVVIADSGEIPQDKWDEE; this is encoded by the exons ATGAGTAAAGAGATGTCGTTTTGGGTACAGCCGAGGTGCCTTCTTCTCCTCGCTGCCCTTACGATCTTCCTCGTCTTTGCGCTCTCACACACCCGTAAA GAGGAGGAGAAGCAAGTCACCGAGGATTGCCAAGTTACACACAGAGTGTTTCTCGATATCGATATCGAAGGCCAGCGCTTAG GCAGGATAGTTATTGGATTATACGGCAATGTTGTTCCCAAAACCGTAG AAAATTTCAGAGCTTTATGCACAG GAGAGAAGGGACAAGCTTCAAGCGGAAAGCCTCTACATTACAAAGGAACACAGTTTCACCGTATAGTTTCTGGATTCGTAGTCCAAGGAGGAGACATCATCCATGGTGATGGAAAAGGGAGCGAGTCAACGTATGGTGGTACCTTCCCTGAcgaaaattttaaagtaaagcATTCACATGCGG GTGTTGTAGCGATGGCTAATACAGGACCTGATTCTAATGGCTCACAGTTCTTTATCACTACTATCAAGGCTACCTG GTTGGAAGGGGAACATGTGGTGTTTGGGAAGGTGATACAAGGGATGGACAATGTGTTCGCCATTGAAGGTGGGGCTGGTACTTACAGTggcaaacccaggaagaaagtTGTGATTGCTGATTCTGGAGAGATCCCTCAAGACAAATGGGATGAAGAATGA